Part of the Haliotis asinina isolate JCU_RB_2024 chromosome 8, JCU_Hal_asi_v2, whole genome shotgun sequence genome is shown below.
TAATTTACTTATTTTAATtgatataatttatataatgactgttttgttcattcaaaataacaaagatcATGAATGAGTTTTCCATGTTACTAAACAAGGTAAGGTTTAGTTTGGTTCTTGTCAATTTTCTGCATTGTGTTCCTATTTCACATACCGAACTGAAATGGACCGAACTGGAGGCCTTGTACCACAATATGTACTGAACTGTGGTGAGAGTGTACCGTTTCACTCCTGCTAAGCATCTTTAAGCCTGAACAAAGCAACACgtcatttgggattacactttctcagtacacCAGGGATTTTTCaaattagaataaaaaatggtTCAATAAAATTTTGAAGATTACTACTGATAGAAAAtagctaataatcctgaaaatggcccactGGCAAAGTTCTCTATCTCAATCCCTGGTACACAAAGGTCATGGGGAAGACTACCAGCTGTCCGAGTTCCATTTTTGTAGTGGAAGCcaaggtggctgagtgggttagttACTTTGTGAACTGTGATCAGGCGCCTGACTTTGAGGTGTGGGCTTGAATCCCAGATGTGATTCAACCCAattaaagtactagaatctgtactttactaagaaagagtaatcccaaatatactgtgttacatttgaccacttacTAAATGGCATTGCATATTCATGGCTCTAAGCATCCTTTTCAAAATGCAGTGTAACCTATGAACTATCATGATTATAGCTTACTAGAGAGAACAGAAATAACTAGACTCAGTCTCTGGACAAGTGTTTAAAGATCAAAAACATACACATATCATGTTGGATAGTGTCAATGGAGCTATTCTCCTTAACCTACCTGATCAGACTTCAAAACCTTGTAGTTCTGTTTGGTGTTGAGATTGGCCtgtgcaagagtttcaatgcttGCAATGCTCTGCTGGTGTGCCTGTTGAATCCCTACAAGATCCTTCAACAGAGAGCTTAGCTCTGTCCTTGTCTGAGACATGTCATAGGTCACTTTCTTGTTTGCTTTTGACATCATCTCCAGTTCAGACTGAATTTCTTTCATGGCGTTAGTCCTCTCAATATTATACGATGACTACAATGAATAAATATCAGCATTTTGAGTCCACAAGTCTTCATAATGACAACACATAGACAAACACTTAAAAATGCAGGGTTTCATCTTGCTTTTCACAAAACTAGCACAATTGGCGCATGGATTTGAGAAAGAACAGGAGCCAGTTTATGACCTCACCGCTTCAGCTCTACAAGAAAATGGTATTCAGGTGTTCATGTCAGAAATGAAGTCCCTATACTTCAATCTTTGGTCCTGGAGCATCTGCCTGGAGAGCAGAAGGTTGCGGGTCAtaccaaaacatgctaaaataTGGTAATTGTTCCTTGCCTAGGTTGGCTCAGAGTCAGTAATGTGTCTGATTCATGGGGtatggggtattcatgcttatctcagtgagctagcactataaaaccagcttaagtctgggctggtacaagcagtcacacatacacatacatgcatacatacacatcaTATGAGCGAATTATTCTAAGTATGATGTTAAACCTCACCTCACATTATCTTTGGTCACCTTTAATCTTATTTCTATAAGTATTACTACCAATCCAACCATTCACCcttaatttcaaacaaaaaacagTATCAAGCCCATTTTATGTAATCATGGCAACAGAACACACTAACTTTTTCTCAAAAACATGATCTTACCTGAGgattgataatttttttaatgtttgctCTCATGTTCTTCACAGCTTTTGTTAGTATCTGAAGAGCATCATTGATAGTTTTTCTGTGAAACTCTTCTTTTGTTTGTCGACCTCTCAGCTCATCAGTTCTCTCATCAATGTGTCTAAGTTTGCTCTGAAAAACTGTCAATTCTCTATCAATGGACTCAAGTGCCTCTGCCAGTATCCTTTGATTCTTTGTAATTTTGAAGACCGTTGgattcatctgaaaatataattGAGTCCATGTATCCAGTTAACAAGACTGAAATATTATTTCAGCCAGTAGTCACTTCCACCCAAACCTATGTTTTGACTACTCTTCTATGATTCTGCTTTAGAAGACAAGGTGATGTTAGCACTAGTGATTGATAGTTTGACATTGTATTAATATAagctgttgtagttgtggtTATAGCATTCGAATGTAAATttgaccctggtttgattccccacatcggtacaatgtatgaggcacatttctggtgtcccaatgTAGGAAAAAGTTAAAAAGCGTAGCAGATAcgcaccacagcaatggtgtacggtcttagaatcatttatgGACATATGTATCTGAAACGTATTGCTTTATTGTtcattgacctgtttacacaagagtagcagtgttgtggtgcatatatgaaacaaaacacgaGATTACTTACatgccattaaattccattcagtactctaacTTTTCCCAGTACTCTTATATTGACAAAATAAGGCGTACGTactcctcatgttgaaaaattatctggagccctgtttGTATTCCCTACTCTCTCTGTTAACATTTGTTCACAGAGTGAGTGTTTTGTGTCATATTGTGTCATATTCCAAAAACACTTTGAAGTAAGGTAATcacctttgagtgagtgagtgagttataatttaacgtcacatcataatatttcagccatatcgtgacgagaataaacatgattatacagaacatgtagatattataaaacccgtcatcaaagtacggtaaaataactagagtatcacaattcgagtctaaaactagcatatgaagttaaaactacagcacaatttggacaatacataagataaaagtaggctatagatcaccaacaactgaaggtagatcaccatactaggaaccgaggggacttacgttactttagcaacctgcatggcccctagctggatttacaccatcccctcagctgctggcgattgtaggaaaatgtcaTCACCTTTGAAGGGATTAGGAAAGGCAGGGatcatgggccattttgcacattagaaaaaaaaaatggcccattaaaattttgaagtttactgcTGACACAAGGGCaatggcccattctaaattcagaaaatggctaataatcctgaaaatggcccattgtcaatgttctctttcccaatccctgcctTTCCAAATTTGCATAATTTcattgtagtatatatacattttcagctGAGGTTTCTGTCAGATTGTAGTAAAATGCTATTTTAGGgatgagaacttacaaaagtaTGGTGTAGCATGGTAGCCTTAAATACTTGGCAGTAGTCCTGCAGGTTTGGAGAAGGGCCAGTAACTCTAAAAATGGAGAAAGACCATTGATGGCTACATAAAAATTGGTTAAATTTATCCCAGCATAAATCAAGGAAATTACCTCTGTTCTTGTTTTCAGTTCTGCCACATCCCTCATCAGACTTGCCAGCTTCCTGTCAATAACTGGGGAACTGCCACCAGAATCAGAGAACTGTCGCTGCAGCTCatcatttgtcattttgatTGAGGCTACGTCTGTAGATACTTTGTTCAGTTTTGATGCCAGTTCCATGATAACGTTCCCCATCTTCCCCTCACCCTTCAGAAGTTCCCTAAGTCTTTCCTCCATCTTTTTCTCATTTTCCCGAATCTTCTTCAGGGCCCCTTCTTTACCATCACGAACTCTTTTCAACAAATTTGTTATCTTACCCAGCTCTTTTTCATGATTTTTCTGATTCTTCTTAATATTTTTAAGATCCTTCTCCTTCTTTTCCTGCTCTCCAGTTTCCTTTTCCTTTTTGGAGTCTTCTTGCTTTTCATCTGATTTgactgaaaaataaataattgtcattccaagtgtcacttaacaagCATTCATAAGGACAAAGATCCATTTTATTGACACATTTCAGTTATATTTATTCCTGTACTAGTTTTGAAGGCAAGGTGAGGATTTTAATGCTAAGGAGATCGTAAGTCCCTtacatataaacctaaagtgcgcttctcactatatattaggtcatcttgTCTTCCCAGAAAAaacgcatttgaggttttttgttttggagggacaggttttagtTTTCATTAGTAAGACAGCTTCCCATGTTTCACTTTTCGTTAGCAAGACCACTTCCGTgggtttacttttcctaactttatatgaacatcaacattcaaatgatacatgagtatTTTAAATCAATCGAAAAATATCACAATACAAAGCTTTTGTGAAGCCGGATTGGAACCGCAATTCTCTCATCCGTAGGCAGACACTCTACCGCACTACCTCCATGAAGGTGGAGGGGTTAAATtacctacttatagttactgttaTTAAATTGATTCTATGCGCACTTCAGtaattgttatgtagcttcattaaatgatcatctacattgtaattacccatcattgacggtatgtatgatagagaaaacacttttccttggttttggtagacaaagTAAAACCCTCCCCTaccagttttacattgtctaccaaaaccttggaggcttgttttctcctatacttaaaCACTGGCCCATGAGCTaagaacactttgtggatcctGAATTGAAAGTCAAGACAAGTATTCAGGAAGTGCTGGTAGCCTTACCTTGTGGGATAACAAGCCCTCTGGACGTCATGAGTAAGCAAGACTTCCTTACTTTCATATATCTGTAGTATTTACACTTTATGAGGAATTCATTTTGACATGCTTTTTCGCAGTCACCCAGCTCTCGGCCTCTTCGGATCACCAGCAAGACTCTATTGCTTTTAATCAACTTCCCTGTTTTACTTAACAGTACAGACTTAGGCAAATCCTTATCTTGTCCAGGGAAATGTTGAACATCTTTTCCTGTCTTCTTTTCTTTTACTGTTGCTAAAAACAAAAGATGTAACACTTATCAGTAGTCTGATGGTAAACTTACCTCACATCACTCTGTAAGGGATTGGGgcagaactttgacaatggaccattttcaggattattagccattttctgaattttcatgggccattgcccttgtatcaacagtaaacttcaaaattttcaaGGGCCATATTTCATTCTAATGTACAAAATGGggcattttgcacattagaatgaaaaatggcccttgaaatttttttaatttactatcgcgatgcagggtcatgtcttgactgtataggaccgcatcgcggctctcggctaggGTACACCTACAGAATACCAGATACATGGCATATTGTTTAATGTCAGGTCTCCCTAAATCTAACCCTAAGGCTTAACgttaccctaaacctaaaccttactctaactctaaccctaacccaaacCAAAAGTAAGATGGCGATGGTATTCTGTAGACTTGGGCGGTGGTTCGGGACGGTTGGTTGGTGTCCGGTGTAATGCATGTGTACAGAACCTGTGTATACTGGGCACCTGTATACCCAATGGGACTCCCAAGGACACGTCCAATAAAAACGaatttgaaacatatatttggaGAATtatggtcctggatctgcgtacggctatgaaattgcctCTTTCCGCTTTGACATCTAACATGTATGTTACAGCATTACAGGTCAACGTCAATATGTC
Proteins encoded:
- the LOC137295307 gene encoding uncharacterized protein MCAP_0864-like — protein: MTNISLLVFLLLLQGLHAATVKEKKTGKDVQHFPGQDKDLPKSVLLSKTGKLIKSNRVLLVIRRGRELGDCEKACQNEFLIKCKYYRYMKVRKSCLLMTSRGLEKETGEQEKKEKDLKNIKKNQKNHEKELGKITNLLKRVRDGKEGALKKIRENEKKMEERLRELLKGEGKMGNVIMELASKLNKVSTDVASIKMTNDELQRQFSDSGGSSPVIDRKLASLMRDVAELKTRTEMNPTVFKITKNQRILAEALESIDRELTVFQSKLRHIDERTDELRGRQTKEEFHRKTINDALQILTKAVKNMRANIKKIINPQSSYNIERTNAMKEIQSELEMMSKANKKVTYDMSQTRTELSSLLKDLVGIQQAHQQSIASIETLAQANLNTKQNYKVLKSDQDQMMTKIQTLASVYRSVLTALHNLEIKEINVMHKLERYEEAVSRLNANFLGATKGNGKGLKKGKQTSKDLTDLSSLLKSQKYIYSQVMKLRKDLKKVKKQARRRSKSKAKTRSRKEHRRKKKRKKKGIGMLRLDRKMKGIRELDRRVKKFNEKAKSYKKERRNRKMKEEHDKNMKKTDESRI